The following are encoded in a window of Sminthopsis crassicaudata isolate SCR6 chromosome 3, ASM4859323v1, whole genome shotgun sequence genomic DNA:
- the MB21D2 gene encoding nucleotidyltransferase MB21D2 isoform X2, which yields MARFTGMVQKLDQKLPVANEYLLLSGGVREGVVDLDLDELNVYARGTDYDMDFTLLVPALKLHDRNQPVTLDMRHSALCHSWLSLRLFDEGTISKWKDCCTIVDHINGATNYFFSPTKVADWFYDSISIVLSEIQKKPQRGMPKVEKVEKNGTILSIILGVGSSRMLYDIVPVVSFKGWPAVAQSWLMENHFWDGKITEEEVISGFYLVPACSHKGKKDNEWRLSFARSEVQLKKCISSSLMQAYQACKAIIIKLLSRPKAISPYHLRSMMLWACDRLPASYLAQEDYAAHFLLGLIDDLQHCLVNKMCPNYFIPQCNMLEHLCEETVMLHARKLSSVRSDPAEHLRTAIEHVKAANRLTLELQRRGSAAGIPSPQSDGGDSGQPDDRLAKKLQQLVTENPGKSISVFINPDDVTRPHFRIDDKFF from the coding sequence GAATGGTGCAGAAGCTGGACCAGAAGCTCCCCGTGGCCAATGAGTACCTGCTGCTGTCCGGTGGTGTGCGGGAAGGCGTGGTGGACCTGGACCTGGACGAGCTGAACGTCTACGCCCGGGGCACGGACTACGACATGGACTTCACGCTGCTGGTGCCAGCCCTGAAGCTGCACGACCGCAACCAGCCGGTGACGCTGGACATGCGGCACTCGGCTCTCTGCCACTCGTGGCTCAGCCTGCGGCTCTTCGACGAGGGCACCATCAGCAAGTGGAAGGACTGCTGCACCATCGTGGACCACATCAACGGGGCCACCAACTACTTCTTCTCGCCCACCAAGGTGGCCGACTGGTTCTACGACTCCATCAGCATTGTGCTCTCGGAGATCCAGAAGAAGCCCCAGCGGGGGATGCCCAAGGTGGAGAAGGTGGAGAAGAACGGCACCATCCTGTCCATCATCCTGGGCGTGGGCAGCAGCCGCATGCTCTACGACATCGTCCCGGTGGTCTCCTTCAAAGGCTGGCCCGCCGTGGCCCAGAGCTGGCTCATGGAGAACCACTTCTGGGACGGCAAGATCACTGAGGAGGAGGTCATCAGCGGCTTCTACCTGGTGCCCGCCTGCTCCCACAAGGGCAAGAAGGACAACGAGTGGAGGCTGTCCTTCGCCCGCAGCGAGGTGCAGCTGAAGAAGTGCATTTCCAGCAGCCTGATGCAGGCCTACCAGGCCTGCAAAGCCATCATCATCAAGCTGCTGTCCCGCCCCAAAGCCATCAGCCCGTACCACCTGCGCAGCATGATGCTCTGGGCCTGCGACAGGCTCCCCGCCAGCTACCTGGCCCAGGAGGACTATGCGGCGCACTTCCTGCTGGGGCTCATTGACGACCTGCAGCACTGCCTGGTGAACAAGATGTGCCCCAACTACTTCATCCCCCAGTGCAACATGCTGGAGCACCTGTGCGAGGAGACCGTCATGCTCCACGCCCGGAAGCTCTCCTCCGTGCGCTCCGACCCCGCCGAGCACCTGCGCACGGCCATCGAGCACGTCAAGGCGGCCAACCGGCTGACCCTGGAGCTGCAGCGGCGCGGCAGCGCCGCCGGCATCCCCTCCCCGCAGTCCGACGGCGGGGACTCCGGCCAGCCCGACGACCGCCTGGCCAAGAAGCTGCAGCAGCTGGTGACCGAGAACCCCGGCAAGTCCATCTCCGTCTTCATCAACCCCGACGACGTCACCAGGCCCCACTTCAGAATCGATGACAAGTTTTTCTGA
- the MB21D2 gene encoding nucleotidyltransferase MB21D2 isoform X3, whose amino-acid sequence MVQKLDQKLPVANEYLLLSGGVREGVVDLDLDELNVYARGTDYDMDFTLLVPALKLHDRNQPVTLDMRHSALCHSWLSLRLFDEGTISKWKDCCTIVDHINGATNYFFSPTKVADWFYDSISIVLSEIQKKPQRGMPKVEKVEKNGTILSIILGVGSSRMLYDIVPVVSFKGWPAVAQSWLMENHFWDGKITEEEVISGFYLVPACSHKGKKDNEWRLSFARSEVQLKKCISSSLMQAYQACKAIIIKLLSRPKAISPYHLRSMMLWACDRLPASYLAQEDYAAHFLLGLIDDLQHCLVNKMCPNYFIPQCNMLEHLCEETVMLHARKLSSVRSDPAEHLRTAIEHVKAANRLTLELQRRGSAAGIPSPQSDGGDSGQPDDRLAKKLQQLVTENPGKSISVFINPDDVTRPHFRIDDKFF is encoded by the coding sequence ATGGTGCAGAAGCTGGACCAGAAGCTCCCCGTGGCCAATGAGTACCTGCTGCTGTCCGGTGGTGTGCGGGAAGGCGTGGTGGACCTGGACCTGGACGAGCTGAACGTCTACGCCCGGGGCACGGACTACGACATGGACTTCACGCTGCTGGTGCCAGCCCTGAAGCTGCACGACCGCAACCAGCCGGTGACGCTGGACATGCGGCACTCGGCTCTCTGCCACTCGTGGCTCAGCCTGCGGCTCTTCGACGAGGGCACCATCAGCAAGTGGAAGGACTGCTGCACCATCGTGGACCACATCAACGGGGCCACCAACTACTTCTTCTCGCCCACCAAGGTGGCCGACTGGTTCTACGACTCCATCAGCATTGTGCTCTCGGAGATCCAGAAGAAGCCCCAGCGGGGGATGCCCAAGGTGGAGAAGGTGGAGAAGAACGGCACCATCCTGTCCATCATCCTGGGCGTGGGCAGCAGCCGCATGCTCTACGACATCGTCCCGGTGGTCTCCTTCAAAGGCTGGCCCGCCGTGGCCCAGAGCTGGCTCATGGAGAACCACTTCTGGGACGGCAAGATCACTGAGGAGGAGGTCATCAGCGGCTTCTACCTGGTGCCCGCCTGCTCCCACAAGGGCAAGAAGGACAACGAGTGGAGGCTGTCCTTCGCCCGCAGCGAGGTGCAGCTGAAGAAGTGCATTTCCAGCAGCCTGATGCAGGCCTACCAGGCCTGCAAAGCCATCATCATCAAGCTGCTGTCCCGCCCCAAAGCCATCAGCCCGTACCACCTGCGCAGCATGATGCTCTGGGCCTGCGACAGGCTCCCCGCCAGCTACCTGGCCCAGGAGGACTATGCGGCGCACTTCCTGCTGGGGCTCATTGACGACCTGCAGCACTGCCTGGTGAACAAGATGTGCCCCAACTACTTCATCCCCCAGTGCAACATGCTGGAGCACCTGTGCGAGGAGACCGTCATGCTCCACGCCCGGAAGCTCTCCTCCGTGCGCTCCGACCCCGCCGAGCACCTGCGCACGGCCATCGAGCACGTCAAGGCGGCCAACCGGCTGACCCTGGAGCTGCAGCGGCGCGGCAGCGCCGCCGGCATCCCCTCCCCGCAGTCCGACGGCGGGGACTCCGGCCAGCCCGACGACCGCCTGGCCAAGAAGCTGCAGCAGCTGGTGACCGAGAACCCCGGCAAGTCCATCTCCGTCTTCATCAACCCCGACGACGTCACCAGGCCCCACTTCAGAATCGATGACAAGTTTTTCTGA